One stretch of Pradoshia sp. D12 DNA includes these proteins:
- the gyrB gene encoding DNA topoisomerase (ATP-hydrolyzing) subunit B, translating to MEQKEIQKESYDENQIQILEGLEAVRKRPGMYIGSTSSRGLHHLVWEIVDNSIDEALAGYCDEINVFINKDNSITVKDNGRGIPVGIHEKVGRPAVEVIMTTLHAGGKFGGGGYKVSGGLHGVGASVVNALSTELSVQVEREGKIHLQRFERGTPKGELEILGESDRTGTTITFKPDGEIFTETLIYEYEILAVRLRELAFLNRGIKITIKDEREDGKENEYYYEGGIKSYVEHLNRTREVLHEEPIYVEGAKDGISVEVALQYNDSFTSNIYSFANNIHTYEGGAHESGFKTALTRVINDYARKYGIFKENDQNLTGEDVREGLTAIVSIKHPDPQFEGQTKTKLGNSEARTITDSIFSEKMEKFMLENPSVARKIIDKGLMAARARAAAKKARELTRRKSALEISNLPGKLADCSSKDPSISEIYIVEGDSAGGSAKSGRDRHFQAILPLRGKILNVEKARLDRILGNQEIRMIVTALGTGIGEDFDITKARYHKVVIMTDADVDGAHIRTLLLTFFYRYMRPIIENGYIYIAQPPLYKIQQGKRIMYAYNDRELESIMSELPSQPKPGLQRYKGLGEMNATQLWDTTMDPEHRTLLQVSLEDAIDADETFEMLMGDKVEPRRNFIEENALQVKNLDI from the coding sequence ATGGAGCAAAAAGAAATACAAAAAGAATCCTATGATGAAAACCAGATACAAATACTTGAAGGGCTAGAGGCAGTACGTAAAAGGCCTGGTATGTATATTGGTTCCACAAGTTCCAGAGGGCTTCACCATTTAGTCTGGGAAATTGTTGATAACAGTATTGATGAAGCACTGGCAGGATATTGTGATGAAATCAATGTATTCATCAATAAAGACAATAGTATTACGGTTAAGGATAATGGTCGTGGTATTCCTGTTGGTATACACGAAAAAGTAGGCCGTCCTGCAGTAGAAGTCATTATGACAACTTTACATGCCGGTGGTAAATTTGGCGGTGGAGGCTACAAAGTCTCCGGCGGTCTTCATGGTGTGGGTGCTTCAGTTGTTAATGCCCTGTCTACTGAATTGTCTGTCCAAGTAGAACGTGAAGGGAAAATTCATCTTCAACGTTTTGAAAGAGGTACACCAAAAGGCGAGCTTGAGATTTTAGGCGAATCCGATCGTACTGGTACAACTATTACATTTAAACCTGATGGTGAAATTTTTACGGAAACTCTTATATATGAATATGAGATTTTGGCGGTAAGGTTAAGGGAATTAGCCTTCTTAAACCGTGGTATTAAAATCACGATTAAGGATGAACGTGAAGATGGTAAAGAAAATGAATATTACTATGAAGGCGGCATTAAATCCTATGTAGAACATCTAAATCGTACGAGAGAGGTACTTCACGAAGAACCAATCTATGTCGAGGGTGCTAAAGATGGGATTTCTGTTGAGGTTGCTTTGCAATACAATGATAGTTTTACAAGTAATATTTATTCATTTGCTAATAATATCCATACCTATGAAGGTGGAGCACACGAATCTGGATTTAAAACAGCCTTAACTCGTGTAATAAATGATTATGCAAGGAAATACGGCATTTTCAAGGAAAATGACCAAAATTTAACCGGTGAAGATGTTCGCGAAGGCCTAACTGCGATTGTATCGATCAAACACCCTGATCCGCAGTTCGAAGGACAAACGAAAACTAAACTTGGTAACTCTGAGGCAAGAACGATTACTGACTCCATTTTCTCTGAAAAAATGGAGAAATTCATGCTTGAAAATCCTAGTGTCGCAAGAAAAATTATCGATAAAGGATTAATGGCTGCCAGAGCGAGAGCAGCAGCCAAAAAGGCTAGAGAGCTAACAAGAAGAAAGAGTGCATTGGAGATTTCCAACTTACCAGGGAAATTGGCTGACTGTTCTTCAAAAGATCCATCCATTAGCGAAATTTACATCGTTGAGGGTGATTCTGCTGGCGGATCGGCAAAATCTGGCCGTGATCGACACTTCCAGGCCATTTTGCCTTTACGCGGTAAAATACTAAACGTGGAAAAAGCGCGTCTGGATAGAATTCTTGGCAATCAAGAGATCAGAATGATTGTAACAGCTCTGGGAACTGGTATTGGTGAGGATTTTGATATTACGAAGGCACGATATCATAAAGTTGTCATCATGACTGATGCCGATGTCGACGGTGCCCATATCAGAACCTTATTGTTGACGTTCTTCTATCGTTATATGCGACCGATTATTGAAAATGGTTATATCTATATTGCTCAGCCACCGTTATACAAAATACAGCAAGGCAAGCGTATAATGTATGCTTATAATGATCGAGAGCTGGAAAGTATTATGAGTGAGCTCCCTAGCCAGCCAAAACCTGGTCTACAGCGTTATAAAGGTTTGGGTGAAATGAATGCAACACAGTTATGGGATACAACGATGGATCCGGAGCACAGAACATTGTTGCAGGTTAGTCTAGAAGATGCAATCGATGCAGATGAAACCTTTGAAATGCTTATGGGCGACAAAGTCGAACCGCGTCGGAATTTCATTGAAGAAAATGCGTTACAAG
- the remB gene encoding extracellular matrix regulator RemB: MYLHVGNDTVIKTSELVTALDAKMLTDSPVLQRFLDENKVIDLAEGNTKSIVVTVHHIYLSPIGLTALKRKSAKMSTL; this comes from the coding sequence ATGTATCTTCATGTCGGAAATGATACTGTAATTAAGACTAGTGAACTAGTTACGGCACTTGATGCCAAAATGCTAACAGATTCACCTGTATTACAGAGATTTTTAGATGAAAATAAAGTTATTGATCTGGCTGAAGGTAATACAAAATCAATTGTGGTTACAGTTCATCACATCTATCTCTCACCAATTGGACTAACTGCTTTGAAAAGAAAATCAGCAAAGATGTCTACGTTGTAA